A window of Saccopteryx leptura isolate mSacLep1 chromosome 5, mSacLep1_pri_phased_curated, whole genome shotgun sequence contains these coding sequences:
- the LOC136405688 gene encoding aldo-keto reductase family 1 member C3-like, with product MSAMSCISVKLNDGHFMPRLGFGTSAPSKVAKSKVEEAIRTAIDVGYRHIDSAYVYLNEEEIGRAIQEKIADGTVKRDDIFYTSKLWGTFFRPKLVQTGLELSLKKFQQSYVDLFLVHSPLALQPGEEIIPKDAHGKFIFDTVPFCTTWEALEKCKEVGLAKSIGVSNFNIKQLEMILNKPGLKYKPVCNQVECHPYLNQSKLLDFCKSKNIVLVAYAALGSDPEKDWVKKNKPVLLEDPVLIAIAAKHQRTPAQVALRYQLQRGVVVLAKSFTKERIRQNFQVFDFQLTPEDMETLDGLNRNMSYFDDSYYAGYPDDPISDDY from the exons ATGAGTGCAATGAGTTGCATTTCTGTGAAGTTGAATGATGGACACTTCATGCCTAGACTGGGATTTGGCACCTCGGCTCCTAGTAAG GTTGCTAAGAGTAAGGTAGAAGAGGCCATCAGGACAGCAATTGATGTAGGCTATCGCCATATTGATTCAGCCTATGTCTACCTAAATGAAGAAGAGATTGGAAGAGCCATCCAGGAAAAGATTGCCGATGGCACTGTGAAGAGAGATGACATATTCTACACTTCAAAG CTGTGGGGCACCTTTTTCCGTCCAAAATTGGTCCAAACTGGTCTGGAATTGTCACTGAAGAAATTTCAGCAGAGCTATGTGGATCTTTTCCTTGTTCATTCCCCTTTAGCTTTGCAG CCTGGGGAGGAAATTATACCAAAAGACGCACATGGAAAATTCATTTTTGACACAGTGCCTTTCTGTACCACATGGGAG GCCCTGGAGAAGTGTAAGGAGGTAGGATTGGCCAAGTCCATTGGTGTGTCCAACTTTAACATCAAGCAGCTGGAGATGATCTTGAACAAGCCAGGACTTAAGTATAAGCCTGTCTGCAACCAG GTAGAATGCCACCCATACCTCAACCAGAGCAAATTGCTGGACTTTTGCAAGTCTAAGAACATTGTCCTCGTTGCATATGCTGCCCTGGGCTCCGACCCCGAGAAGGATTG GGTGAAGAAGAACAAACCAGTTCTCCTAGAAGATCCAGTACTCATTGCCATTGCTGCAAAGCACCAGCGAACCCCAGCTCAAGTGGCTCTGCGCTACCAGCTGCAGCGAGGGGTAGTGGTCCTGGCCAAGAGCTTCACTAAGGAGAGAATCCGACAGAATTTCCAG GTTTTTGATTTCCAGTTGACACCAGAGGATATGGAAACTTTAGATGGCCTCAACAGGAACATGTCCTATTTTGATGATTCTTA